In one window of Candidatus Zymogenaceae bacterium DNA:
- a CDS encoding TetR/AcrR family transcriptional regulator has translation MKRSHDSSGAIREPVQARSREKKTRIVQSARELINKKGYDAITTSSIAQRAGVSIGTLYAYFSDKKDILMEVVAAFNDDIYNHFQSGISENTADNLSLEETIDAVLHALWHAHIHEKRLHNEIVILSMRDPEVDAAFSANEKRLYETIRELLIRFNDRIEVNNPAAAMFVLKFAVDGVLNRLLDCENKMDVEAVLREMSSMILKYLIKTPKR, from the coding sequence ATGAAACGTTCACACGATTCATCCGGCGCAATCAGAGAACCGGTACAGGCGAGAAGCCGAGAAAAAAAGACAAGGATCGTCCAAAGCGCCCGGGAGCTGATAAACAAAAAGGGATACGACGCGATTACGACCAGCAGTATCGCTCAACGAGCCGGCGTCTCCATCGGTACCCTCTATGCATATTTCAGCGATAAAAAGGATATTCTCATGGAAGTGGTGGCCGCATTCAACGATGATATATACAACCACTTTCAATCGGGCATCAGTGAAAATACGGCAGATAACCTCTCCCTCGAAGAAACCATCGATGCCGTCCTTCATGCCTTGTGGCATGCCCACATTCACGAAAAACGACTTCACAACGAGATTGTCATCCTCTCCATGAGAGATCCGGAGGTCGATGCGGCGTTTTCCGCCAACGAGAAGCGTCTGTATGAGACGATTCGGGAATTATTGATCCGGTTCAACGATCGGATAGAGGTGAACAATCCCGCAGCCGCGATGTTCGTACTAAAATTCGCCGTTGACGGTGTCCTTAACCGGCTTCTGGATTGCGAAAACAAAATGGATGTCGAAGCGGTACTCCGGGAAATGAGCTCGATGATCCTCAAATACCTAATAAAAACACCGAAACGGTGA